A genomic window from Caballeronia sp. SBC1 includes:
- a CDS encoding phosphomannomutase/phosphoglucomutase — MSQSPQVPVTQSIFKAYDIRGIVGKTVDTGVARSIGRAFGSEIRAQGGDSVVVARDGRLSGPELVGALADGLREAGVDVVDLGMVPTPVGYFGASVPLALPEGERRVDSCIVVTGSHNPPDYNGFKMVLRGAAIYGDQIQALYQRIVNDDFTSGAGTYTEYDIQQVYLDRIVSDIKPVRPMKIVIDAGNGVAGELAPRLFKALGCELVELFTDIDGTFPNHHPDPAHPENLQDVIRALKETDAEIGFAFDGDGDRLGVVTKDGQIIYPDRQLMLFAQEVLSRNKGGQIIYDVKCTRNLAKWVRDQGGEPVMWKTGHSLVKAKLRETGAPLAGEMSGHVFFKDRWYGFDDGLYTGARMLEILSRVADPSKLLNDLPNSLSTPELQLKLNEGENFELIAKMQKNAKFTGADDVLTIDGLRVEYPDGFGLARSSNTTPVVVMRFEADSEEALKRIQEDFRRVILAEKADAVLPF; from the coding sequence ATGAGCCAGTCACCGCAAGTACCAGTTACCCAGTCCATTTTCAAGGCTTACGACATTCGCGGGATCGTGGGCAAGACCGTCGATACCGGCGTCGCGCGCAGCATTGGCCGCGCATTCGGCAGCGAGATCCGAGCTCAAGGTGGCGACTCGGTCGTCGTGGCCCGTGACGGCCGTTTGTCGGGTCCGGAGCTTGTTGGCGCGCTTGCAGACGGCTTGCGTGAAGCCGGCGTGGACGTGGTCGACCTTGGCATGGTGCCAACGCCCGTGGGTTATTTCGGCGCGAGCGTGCCGCTTGCGTTGCCTGAGGGCGAGCGACGAGTGGATTCGTGCATTGTGGTGACGGGGAGCCACAATCCGCCCGACTACAACGGCTTCAAGATGGTGCTGCGTGGCGCCGCGATTTATGGCGACCAGATCCAGGCGTTGTATCAGCGCATTGTGAATGACGATTTCACGAGCGGTGCGGGCACGTACACCGAATACGATATCCAGCAGGTCTACCTTGACCGGATTGTCAGCGACATCAAGCCTGTGCGTCCGATGAAGATCGTGATCGATGCGGGTAACGGCGTGGCTGGCGAACTTGCGCCGCGTTTGTTCAAGGCGTTGGGTTGCGAGCTGGTTGAGCTGTTCACGGACATTGACGGGACGTTCCCGAATCACCATCCCGATCCGGCGCATCCGGAAAACCTGCAGGACGTGATCAGGGCGTTGAAGGAGACGGATGCGGAAATCGGTTTTGCCTTCGATGGCGATGGTGACCGTCTGGGTGTTGTCACGAAGGATGGCCAGATCATTTATCCGGATCGTCAGTTGATGTTGTTTGCGCAGGAAGTGTTGTCGCGTAACAAGGGCGGTCAGATCATTTATGACGTGAAATGCACGCGTAATCTGGCTAAGTGGGTTCGTGACCAGGGCGGCGAGCCGGTGATGTGGAAGACGGGTCATTCGCTGGTCAAGGCCAAGCTGCGGGAAACGGGTGCGCCTTTGGCGGGTGAGATGAGCGGTCATGTGTTTTTCAAGGATCGCTGGTACGGTTTCGACGATGGTCTTTATACCGGCGCGCGGATGCTTGAAATCCTGTCGCGGGTGGCTGATCCGAGCAAGCTGCTCAATGATTTGCCGAATTCGCTGTCTACGCCTGAGTTGCAGTTGAAGTTGAATGAGGGTGAGAATTTTGAGCTGATCGCGAAGATGCAGAAGAACGCGAAGTTCACGGGTGCCGACGATGTGCTGACTATTGATGGATTGCGAGTGGAGTATCCGGATGGTTTTGGGCTCGCGCGGTCGTCGAATACCACGCCGGTGGTGGTTATGCGGTTTGAAGCTGACAGCGAGGAAGCGCTCAAGCGGATTCAGGAAGATTTTCGCCGGGTGATCTTGGCGGAGAAGGCTGACGCCGTGCTGCCAT